Proteins co-encoded in one Gouania willdenowi chromosome 1, fGouWil2.1, whole genome shotgun sequence genomic window:
- the uts2r4 gene encoding urotensin-2 receptor — MNCTPNASINPLPAQNLSPGAEDGASPGGIAGAAGSGGVWVTSLLGATLTIMCAMGVMGNTYTLVITRSAALRRTGSMYVYIINLAMADLLYLSTIPFVVCTYFVHDWLFGEAGCRILLSLDLLTMHASVFILVAMSLERYRAVAKPFSAHRSSTRSRRLSAGVIWALAFILTLPMMVMIRLREGKPLMTGLVKRICFPTWTHEAFKAYITVLFFTSVLIPGLVIVGLYAGLARRYWAAQASLGGSSRSSRRRGLKQKVVSMIFSIVVAYWACFLPFWGWQLAKLFSPDSLKALSPAAHNYVNFFVTCLTYGNSCINPFLYTLLTRNYKDYLAQKGQSGVSSRVDPGSVLTTPLQEL; from the coding sequence ATGAACTGCACTCCTAATGCCAGCATTAATCCCCTGCCAGCACAAAACCTGAGCCCAGGGGCTGAGGATGGAGCGTCCCCTGGAGGAATTGCTGGTGCTGCAGGCAGTGGAGGCGTGTGGGTGACATCCTTGCTTGGGGCCACACTGACGATTATGTGCGCCATGGGTGTCATGGGGAACACATACACACTTGTCATCACACGTTCTGCTGCTTTACGTCGAACAGGCTCTATGTATGTTTACATCATTAATCTGGCGATGGCGGACCTGCTCTACCTGTCCACCATTCCCTTTGTTGTCTGCACCTACTTCGTTCATGACTGGCTATTCGGAGAAGCTGGCTGCCGCATCTTGCTGAGTTTGGACCTCCTCACAATGCATGCAAGTGTCTTCATTTTGGTTGCCATGAGCCTGGAACGCTATCGCGCCGTAGCCAAGCCCTTCAGTGCTCACAGGTCCTCGACTCGCAGTCGACGTCTTTCAGCAGGAGTCATTTGGGCATTAGCTTTCATACTAACTCTTCCCATGATGGTGATGATCCGCCTAAGGGAGGGCAAACCCTTGATGACGGGTTTGGTTAAGAGAATCTGCTTCCCAACTTGGACCCATGAAGCTTTCAAGGCGTACatcactgttttgtttttcactagTGTCTTAATTCCCGGCTTGGTAATTGTTGGGTTGTATGCAGGGCTAGCTAGGCGCTACTGGGCGGCTCAAGCTAGTTTGGGAGGTAGCAGCCGCTCTTCTCGAAGGAGAGGATTGAAACAGAAAGTCGTGTCAATGATTTTTAGCATTGTAGTTGCTTATTGGGCTTGCTTTTTACCTTTCTGGGGATGGCAACTGGCAAAACTCTTCTCTCCAGATTCTCTTAAAGCTTTGTCTCCAGCTGCACATAATTATGTGAATTTCTTTGTGACATGCCTAACGTATGGGAACAGTTGCATCAACCCCTTCCTGTACACTCTACTGACTCGAAACTACAAAGATTATCTTGCCCAAAAAGGTCAATCAGGAGTGTCAAGCAGGGTTGACCCTGGATCTGTCCTAACTACACCTCTACAAGAACTGTAA
- the lgals2b gene encoding lectin, galactoside-binding, soluble, 2b, with protein MKIQNMTLKEGQELKVRIKPDDNCISFSINIGHDPDNIAMHFNPRFDYGGDSNIIVWNSLSGGCWGDEQRDAVFPFACGEECKFYINFNYEQFYIKLPDGSMLNFPNRLGDVKYQYFDVRGDARIIGLKIK; from the exons AAAATCCAGAACATGACGCTTAAGGAGGGGCAGGAGTTGAAAGTCCGCATCAAACCTGACGATAACTGCATCTC CTTCTCCATCAACATCGGCCATGACCCTGACAACATTGCCATGCATTTTAACCCCCGCTTTGACTACGGAGGAGACTCCAACATCATTGTCTGGAACTCTTTGTCAGGAGGATGCTGGGGGGACGAGCAAAGGGACGCAGTGTTCCCGTTCGCTTGTGGGGAGGAGTGCAAG TTTTACATCAACTTCAACTATGAGCAGTTTTACATCAAACTCCCCGATGGCAGCATGCTCAACTTCCCCAACCGCTTGGGAGACGTCAAGTACCAGTACTTTGATGTCAGAGGTGACGCAAGGATCATCGGACTCAAGATCAAGTAG